One window from the genome of Streptomyces sp. NBC_00287 encodes:
- a CDS encoding pectate lyase family protein yields the protein MTRPVALRLSAATAALALATAAGVALSMPEASAATGSATGYATQNGGTTGGAGGQTVRATTGTAIHAALCGRASSSTPIIIQVEGTINHGNTAQVSGESCNTAAGVIELKQISNVTIIGVGSGAVFDQLGIHIRESSNIIIQNVTVRNVKKSGSPTSNGGDAIGMESDVRNVWVDHATLEASGGESEGYDGLFDMKDNTQYVTLSYSILRNSGRGGLIGSSESDLSNGYVTFHHNLYENIDSRAPLLRGGTAHAYNNHYVSLNESGINSRAGAKAKVDNNYFEDSKDVLGTFYTDELGYWQVSGNVFDNVTWSSAGTENHPAGPNPQSNTTVSIPYAYPLDAAACVPDIVSRTAGSGTGLQVSDGNCTAQTPTPTPTTTPTPTPTPTPSPTQPGGTNLSIGAGSDGSSKADGTSYGNVRDGNMSTYWSPTASTGSISIKWGSATTLSRINIREAAGSEGAISSWRVLNADTGTVLTSGSGAGAITFPQTSLSKITFEITGSTGTPKVAEFETYGS from the coding sequence ATGACAAGACCTGTCGCACTGCGACTGTCCGCGGCAACAGCCGCGCTGGCCCTGGCGACCGCGGCCGGTGTGGCCCTGTCGATGCCCGAGGCATCGGCGGCGACCGGCAGCGCCACCGGCTACGCGACCCAGAACGGCGGAACCACCGGCGGCGCCGGCGGGCAGACGGTCCGGGCGACCACGGGCACCGCGATCCACGCGGCTCTGTGCGGCCGGGCCAGCAGCAGCACGCCGATCATCATCCAGGTCGAGGGAACCATCAACCACGGCAATACCGCGCAGGTTTCGGGCGAGAGCTGCAACACGGCCGCCGGGGTGATCGAGCTCAAGCAGATCAGCAACGTCACGATCATCGGAGTCGGCAGCGGAGCCGTCTTCGACCAACTCGGCATCCACATCCGTGAATCCAGCAACATCATCATCCAGAATGTGACGGTCCGGAACGTCAAGAAGTCGGGCTCGCCCACCTCCAACGGCGGCGACGCCATCGGCATGGAGAGCGACGTCCGCAACGTCTGGGTCGACCACGCCACCCTGGAGGCATCGGGCGGCGAGTCGGAAGGCTACGACGGCCTCTTCGACATGAAGGACAACACCCAGTACGTCACGCTGTCGTACAGCATCCTGCGCAACTCCGGCCGGGGCGGCCTGATCGGTTCCAGCGAGAGCGACCTGAGCAACGGCTACGTCACCTTCCACCACAACCTGTACGAGAACATCGACTCCCGTGCACCCTTGCTGCGCGGCGGCACGGCCCACGCCTACAACAACCACTACGTGAGCCTGAACGAGTCCGGCATCAACTCCCGCGCCGGTGCCAAGGCCAAGGTGGACAACAACTACTTCGAGGACTCCAAGGACGTCCTCGGCACCTTCTACACCGACGAACTCGGCTACTGGCAGGTCAGCGGCAACGTCTTCGACAACGTCACCTGGTCCAGCGCCGGGACCGAGAACCACCCCGCGGGCCCGAACCCACAGTCCAACACCACGGTGAGCATCCCCTACGCCTACCCGCTCGACGCGGCCGCGTGCGTACCCGACATCGTGAGCCGAACGGCGGGCTCCGGCACCGGCCTTCAGGTGTCGGACGGCAACTGCACGGCACAGACGCCGACCCCGACCCCGACCACGACACCCACGCCGACTCCCACCCCCACGCCCAGCCCGACCCAGCCCGGCGGCACCAACCTCAGCATCGGGGCAGGCTCCGACGGCTCCAGCAAGGCCGACGGCACGAGCTACGGCAACGTCCGCGACGGCAACATGAGCACGTACTGGTCGCCGACCGCCTCGACCGGATCCATCTCCATCAAGTGGGGTTCCGCCACCACGCTCTCACGCATCAACATCCGCGAGGCCGCCGGCTCCGAGGGCGCCATCAGCTCCTGGCGTGTCCTCAACGCCGACACGGGAACGGTCCTGACCTCCGGCAGCGGCGCGGGCGCCATCACCTTCCCGCAGACCTCCCTGAGCAAGATCACCTTCGAGATCACCGGTTCGACCGGCACACCGAAGGTGGCGGAGTTCGAAACATACGGCTCGTAA
- a CDS encoding glycoside hydrolase family 64 protein, translating to MLRNLKRRLPALAAAAALLGAVLSVTGPSTADAAVPATIPLQVTNNSGRGDAVHVYVLGTSLTTGQLGWADASGAFHPWPAGGVPPIPAPDASIPGPAAGQSKTINIPKLAGGRIYFSYGQKLVFKLATGGLVQPAVQNPSDPNRNILFNWSEFTLNNDGLWINSTQVDMFSAPYSVGVQRGDGSVVSTGRLKSGGYNGVFAALRAQPGGWGSLIQTRSDGTVLRALSPTYGLETGALPANVLDDYINRVWQKYATTTLTVTPFANQPGTKYYGRVSGGVMHFTNSAGAVVTSFQKPDAPSVFGCHRLLDAPNDLVRGPISRTLCAGFNRSTLLTNPNQPDTSAAGFYKDAVTNHYSRIIHERMADGKAYGFAFDDVGHHESLVHDGSPRQAYVTLDPFS from the coding sequence ATGCTCAGAAACCTCAAACGCCGTCTGCCGGCGCTCGCCGCGGCGGCCGCGCTGCTCGGCGCCGTGCTGTCGGTCACGGGACCTTCGACGGCCGACGCGGCGGTGCCCGCGACCATCCCTCTCCAGGTCACCAATAACTCCGGGCGCGGCGATGCCGTTCATGTCTACGTCCTGGGCACCTCCCTGACGACCGGTCAGCTCGGCTGGGCCGACGCGAGCGGCGCCTTCCACCCGTGGCCGGCCGGAGGCGTCCCGCCGATCCCCGCGCCCGACGCGTCCATACCGGGCCCCGCCGCCGGCCAGTCCAAGACGATCAACATCCCGAAGCTCGCGGGCGGCCGCATCTACTTCTCCTACGGCCAAAAGCTCGTGTTCAAGCTGGCGACGGGCGGCCTGGTGCAGCCGGCCGTGCAGAACCCGTCCGACCCGAACCGCAACATCCTCTTCAACTGGTCCGAGTTCACGCTCAACAACGACGGGCTCTGGATCAACAGCACCCAGGTGGACATGTTCTCCGCGCCCTACTCGGTCGGCGTCCAGCGCGGTGACGGCAGTGTCGTCAGCACCGGACGGCTCAAGTCCGGTGGCTACAACGGGGTGTTCGCCGCGCTGCGTGCCCAGCCCGGCGGATGGGGCTCTCTGATCCAGACCCGTTCGGACGGCACCGTGCTCCGGGCCCTCTCCCCCACCTACGGTCTGGAGACCGGGGCGCTTCCGGCGAACGTGCTGGACGACTACATCAACCGCGTCTGGCAGAAGTACGCCACGACCACCCTCACCGTCACCCCGTTCGCCAACCAGCCGGGCACCAAGTACTACGGCCGGGTCTCGGGCGGCGTCATGCACTTCACCAACTCCGCCGGGGCGGTCGTCACCAGCTTCCAGAAGCCCGACGCACCCAGCGTCTTCGGCTGCCACCGGCTCCTGGACGCCCCCAACGACCTGGTGCGCGGCCCGATCTCACGGACCCTGTGCGCCGGCTTCAACCGCTCCACCCTGCTGACCAATCCCAACCAGCCCGACACCTCGGCGGCCGGCTTCTACAAGGACGCCGTGACCAACCACTACTCCCGGATCATCCATGAGCGGATGGCGGACGGTAAGGCGTACGGGTTCGCGTTCGACGATGTGGGACACCACGAGTCCCTCGTCCACGACGGCAGCCCGCGCCAGGCTTACGTCACCCTCGATCCGTTCTCCTGA
- a CDS encoding LysR family transcriptional regulator, with protein MDTEAVRSFVRAAELGQLRHAADELGVTQQAVSKRIATLERELEVRLFTRTARGVELTLDGQAFLPHARNIVTGVDRAITAIRPGSRALRIDVLGLRSAQAVLLHDYWRSRPETDLDVVTLRVNDPHMAVAAVQAGDIDATFRSVTDPAALPRDVEMIHAFDSPLELLVGPRHPLAAARTLTPSRLRGHRIWVPGIAPRSEWAEFYDQLATDFDLRIDAAGPNFGNEVLLDILADSADVATLVGSRDRYIWPTHHDLRRIPIVNPTLAYPLSLIFLRANPHPGLRAIINHFGGLAPLPEPVWLPSWATTARRSKPVGGECAAE; from the coding sequence ATGGATACGGAGGCGGTGCGATCGTTCGTTCGCGCGGCCGAGCTCGGACAGCTGCGACATGCGGCCGACGAGCTCGGCGTGACGCAACAGGCCGTGTCGAAGCGGATCGCGACACTGGAGCGCGAACTCGAAGTCCGGTTGTTCACCCGCACCGCCCGAGGGGTCGAGCTCACTCTCGACGGCCAAGCCTTTCTCCCGCACGCCCGGAACATCGTCACGGGAGTCGATCGCGCCATCACCGCGATCAGGCCGGGGTCGCGGGCCCTTCGGATCGACGTTCTCGGCCTGCGATCCGCTCAGGCCGTCCTGCTGCACGACTACTGGCGGTCGCGTCCCGAAACCGACCTCGATGTGGTGACCCTCAGGGTCAACGACCCGCACATGGCGGTCGCCGCCGTCCAGGCAGGCGATATCGACGCCACGTTCCGCTCGGTCACCGACCCGGCCGCACTGCCGCGCGACGTGGAAATGATCCACGCCTTCGACTCGCCGCTGGAACTCCTCGTCGGCCCGAGGCACCCGCTCGCCGCCGCACGAACACTGACACCCTCCCGGCTGCGCGGGCACCGGATCTGGGTACCGGGTATCGCGCCGCGCAGCGAATGGGCCGAGTTCTACGACCAGCTCGCCACCGACTTCGACCTCCGCATCGACGCCGCGGGCCCCAACTTCGGCAACGAGGTACTCCTCGACATCCTCGCGGACTCCGCGGACGTGGCCACCCTCGTGGGCTCGCGCGACCGGTACATCTGGCCGACGCACCACGACCTGCGCCGCATCCCGATCGTGAACCCGACGCTCGCCTACCCGCTCTCGCTCATCTTCCTCCGAGCGAATCCACACCCGGGACTGAGGGCGATCATCAACCACTTCGGAGGCCTGGCACCGCTTCCCGAGCCGGTCTGGCTCCCGTCCTGGGCCACAACGGCGCGCCGGTCCAAGCCCGTTGGTGGTGAGTGTGCAGCCGAGTGA